AGAACACACACAAGTGACTTATACTATGATGAAAGACATAATGGCAAAAATTACAACACATATAATTTCCATTATTTTAACTTTGCCTCCTAGGCGCATGCGAAGGGCAGAGGCCACAGGACAGCAGCATATccactgctccctccgtcccaaaaagaatTAATCTAGGACGGGATCCTATCCTAGGTTGATTCTTTTTGGTACGGAGTGAGTACATATCTTTGCTAGCTAATTATCTGAATTTAACAAATACTACATATCGTTGCTAGAAAATTGCACTCAACAAAAATCGAAAATCAGATTAATGTAGTGAATAAGGCTATTGCAGGAATTGAAGAAGACTTTGAGGAAGGGAGagcaggagggagggagggaggaggatgataTGTACCTTGCCGTGGAGTGGTGCCCTCGATCGCTTGTGCCCGGCGAAGCAAATTCCGCCCCTACGAACGGAGAGGCCGGAAGAACGGAATTATTCACAATCTTCTAATGAAATCCGTTTTGGTTACCAACTGGAGTATTTAGGTCTAGTACACGATCGAGATCGCGCCACGTGCGATCTTTTCCAGAACGATCTGCTTCTCTTTTTCCCGATTGGTTTTGGTTCGGTTTCTATCTCATGAGCTGCACGTATTGAGATCCATATGTCGGCTACCCTTTTGGCCCACTTGCTAACTGATAGTAGTACATTTGCTTTTGGCCCACGACCATTATGCAATGtatttaggaataagttcactggccatcccttaactttacaccgaAATTTTTTgaagtcccttaaccacaaaaccagaaatgtataCCCCTAAACTACGTTAAACCGTATATAAAAGGTCCCAAGGCAGTATAGAGGtatggtttcgctgacgtggcatactagttataaaaaataagtaaaatttatttgtgggacccacatgtaagtgagagaaaatggtgtgggtcccacatttctccttttttttttctttttctcttctgttCTCTCCGGGTTCACACGACTCATGAGCGGGCACGTCGgcagtgggggagagagaggtgaccggcggcggagcagggatggtggccgcgggagaggaggagaggtggcggccggcgcgacggcgagctcgacggcggaTATGCTCGAACGCGCCGGGTGCTCGACCTCGGGCCCCACCGCCGGCGAGTGGCACTCTCTCCCCGTcgaccctctccctccctcgcctactcgtctccgccgccacctcgggAGGTGCAGAGGAGCTTGGGACGCGGGACGGCGGGCGAGTGCGGCTGCGCCGCGGCGGCTCCGGGCTCGGGAGgagcatcggcggcggcaggcggcgggcgagcaGCGCAAAAGAACTAGGTAAGCGGCAGCCGAGCTATGGAGACGATGAGCAATGGCCGCCAGGCGGAGAAGCTCCATCGCCACCATTAATATGGAAGCTCTGGACTGCGCCATCTGCTACAACCCTCTCGAACCCCCAGTCTTCTTCCatgtaaattaaattaaatcacTAATTACCTTCTTTAATTGCTTCTCCTTCGAGCTACGATCTGCTCATCGAGCTAGTGATTCATCAATGTACTAGTGTGGAGTTGGGCATGTCATCTGTTCATCCTGCCATGGCAAGCTCGCCGACAGGAGCAGCTACCACGTCTGCAACATCGTCTCCGGCTACAACCGCTgcatcgccgtcgaccacatCCTGTACGCCATCACGGTGCCCTGCCCCAACGCCGCCCACGGCTGCGCCGTCAGGATGACCTACCACGACGTCGACGAGCACGCCGGCAGGTGCCCGCACGCGCCGTGCTTCTGCCCGGAGCCAGTCTgcggcttcgccgccggcggccccgccgcgctgctcgcccACTTCACCGGTATGCACGGCTGGCCGGTCACCGGGATGAGGCGCAACAGCACGTTCGGCGTCGAGGTGCGGGAAGGGTAGAGGGTCCTCCACGACGTCGAGGACGGCCACATGTTCCTGCTCCGCGTGGCGCCGGCTGGCGCGGGAGCGGCCGGCCTcgtcggcaccgccgccgccaccccactCCACTCCACTGGTCGTCGCGCGCTCACCCGCCTGCTCCGGCCGCTCGTCAccgcccgctgccgctcccctTTGTGGCAAAGAGAAGAacgaaaagaggagagaggagaagaaatagaaaaggaAGATATGCAGGTCTCACATTCTTTCCccttctcacttacatgtgggccccataacttttttattttttattttgctgactaggatgtcaCATCAGAAAAACCGAGCAAAAATACTGCTAAGGGACCTTCTTTGAACGGTTTGAGTGAGTTTAGGGTAGACATTTCTAATTTTGTGGTTAAtggacctcaaaaaatctccctattaagttgagggacctccggtgaacttattccatataTTTACGTGCATTTAGGGGGCCGGCTAATAGGCGGGTGACCGCCCCAGGCGATCACCCCCCACCCCCTATACACTActctcttccttcctcctctccttcttcccttcctactacactataaatttaacaaaaaaaacacaaagttgaaaaaaattatgtatagaaatactatatataaaaaatttgaatttaaattcaaatttgaaacgggtatgtaaacttttgacttacaaATTTTacgtctataaactaatatttgaattcaaattcaaattttaatcgggtatgtaaacttttgacttataaactttaggtgtataaactttagtgtatagaaatactatatataaaaaaatatttgaattcaaatttaaatttgaatcggatataattcaaattcaaatttgaatcgggtatgtaaacttttgacttataaactttgggcatataaactttaggtctataaactttagatgtatagaaatattatatataaaaaatatttaaattcaaattcaaatttgaatcggatatataaacttttggtttctaaactttagatgtataaacttgaggtgtataaactttaggtgtataatttactaaaataggaaaataatgcggtggcaaaaaaggaaaccacgtgTAGAAGAGGGGGGGGCGCTagtagagatggcaatggggaTCCGATCACCGATTCCCCATGGTGAATTCACATATTAGGGGATGGGGATGGTTGATATCTACCATCCATGGGGAATCTAATGGTCCAAATATCATCACCGTCAGGGATGGCGGGGACGGTGCTCCACTCCCCGTCCCCGCCCCCCGCGGTGACCCGCGTTTATTGTACATAGGGATTAATTCTAGACTTTTTAGTCATTTTGGCCCATGTAATCGAGGCCCAGTGACCAGGTATATAAGCAGTCCACCACTTGCTaacgagaaaattgcatatctaccatcGCATAAGTTTGGATTCGCTGAAATACCATCCCTTAATCAGGCTTCGCTAGAATACCATCCTCAACCAGGACATCTTTGCTAAAATACCATCTTAGACAAAAATAC
This genomic window from Oryza sativa Japonica Group chromosome 12, ASM3414082v1 contains:
- the LOC112937424 gene encoding putative E3 ubiquitin-protein ligase SINA-like 9 translates to MAARRRSSIATINMEALDCAICYNPLEPPVFFHCGVGHVICSSCHGKLADRSSYHVCNIVSGYNRCIAVDHILYAITVPCPNAAHGCAVRMTYHDVDEHAGRCPHAPCFCPEPVCGFAAGGPAALLAHFTGMHGWPVTGMRRNSTFGVEVREG